The Mycobacterium haemophilum DSM 44634 sequence TGTCGAGCGTGATCCGCATCCGCAGGTGCCCGTCGATGGCGTGGATGCGGCGCAGCAAGACGGCCGTGTGCGGATCAGCGGGTTGGGCCAGCACCACGCGGCACTCGATGATCCCGTCGCTGGTGACCCAGCGCGAACGCCAGATCAACGATCGTTGCTCATAGGGTCCGCCCCAAACGAACCGTTGCGCCTCGGGCGCGACGACGTATAAGCCGGCCCCGCCAAGCAACGAGTTGAACACCGCACCGCTGTGCCAGCGCAGCAGGCACATCCAGCAATAGTCACCGCGCGGACCGACGACAACTCCGCGTTCTCCGTCGGTGTACGGCATA is a genomic window containing:
- a CDS encoding trehalase-like domain-containing protein, which codes for MPYTDGERGVVVGPRGDYCWMCLLRWHSGAVFNSLLGGAGLYVVAPEAQRFVWGGPYEQRSLIWRSRWVTSDGIIECRVVLAQPADPHTAVLLRRIHAIDGHLRMRITLDILGEFGNYAMSHLSSVDVDGDLRWVGRSGPCRFRWTEAHDAKLGEDGSLHAVVDVLPGRDHDLVLEFSDHELAEVTI